Proteins co-encoded in one Lates calcarifer isolate ASB-BC8 linkage group LG17, TLL_Latcal_v3, whole genome shotgun sequence genomic window:
- the ociad2 gene encoding OCIA domain-containing protein 2: MSSETSGQTITVKTEEAAAAATNPAAVKGEWKCPLSDRHVHREDVRKVWKECQEESFWYRALPLSLGSMAVTGGLIYNGIWKSSKRFGPFPKLAAAGILGYAVGKASYVGTCRSKFQGLGFADEPRFGPPWSKGGPFNNFGPGHRSCHHVCEECKKMAQAAPAEEVQS, encoded by the exons ATGAGCTCTGAAACAAGTGGACAAACTATAACAGtgaagacagaggaggcagcagctgctgctactAATCCAGCTGCAGTGAAAGGAGAGTGGAAG TGCCCCCTGAGTGACCGTCATGTTCATAGAGAAGATGTGAGAAAGGTCTGGAAAGAGTGCCAAGAGGAGAGCTTCTGGTACAGAG ctcttcccctctctctgggCAGCATGGCTGTCACTGGTGGTCTGATCTACAATG GTATTTGGAAATCATCAAAGAGATTTGGTCCCTTTCCAAAACTAGCAG CTGCTGGGATCCTTGGTTATGCAGTGGGGAAAGCATCTTATGTTGGAACTTGTCGAAGCAAATTTCAGGGGCTTGGTTTTGCAGATGAACCACGATTTGGACCACCCTGGTCCAAGGGAGGTCCCTTCAATAACTTTGGTCCTGGACACAG ATCATGTCACCATGTGTGTGAAGAATGTAAGAAAATGGCTCAAGCTGCACCTGCAGAAGAGGTGCAAAGCTAG
- the dcun1d4 gene encoding DCN1-like protein 4 isoform X2: protein MHSDAANFQLNSHLTTLASIHKIHHTLHRLNLTEDVGQDSHPSACCSRAMPPRKKRRPSAGDDMSAKKSRQDSVFRKHETSQIREEETFSSKRCLEWFYEYAGCDDVVGPEGMEKFCEDIGVEPENVVMLVLAWKLDAQSMGYFTLQEWLRGMGSLQCDSTERLRNSLDYLRSVLNDSTSFKLIYRYAFDFAREKDQRSLDLNTAKCMLGLLLGKTWPLFPVFNQFLEQSKYKVINKDQWCNVLEFSRTINLDLSNYDEDGAWPVLLDEFVEWYKERQMS, encoded by the exons ATGCACTCTGATGCGGCAA ATTTTCAGCTGAATTCCCACTTGACTACACTGGCCAGCATCCATAAGATCCACCACACCTTGCACAGGCTG AACCTGACAGAAGACGTTGGACAGGATAGCCACCCTTCAG CTTGTTGCTCTAGAGCCATGCCTCCTAGGAAAAAGAGGAGACCCTCTGCTGGAGATGACATGTCAGCCAAGAAAAGTCGCCAGGACAG tgttttcagaaaacatgaaacatcacAAATTCGTGAGGAGGAGACATTTTCTAGTAAAAGATGCTTGGAGTGGTTCTATGAATATGCAG GCTGTGACGATGTGGTGGGTCCAGAGGGCATGGAGAAATTCTGTGAGGACATCGGAGTGGAGCCAGAGAAT GTGGTGATGCTGGTTCTTGCTTGGAAGCTGGATGCCCAGAGTATGGGATATTTCACTCTCCAGGAGTGGCTGAGAGGCATGGGCTCCCTGCA GTGCGACTCTACAGAGAGGCTGAGGAACTCGCTCGATTACCTGAGATCTGTCCTAAACGACAGCACCAGTTTTAAGCTCATTTATAGATATGCCTTTGATTTTGCTCGG GAAAAAGATCAGAGGAGTTTGGACTTGAACACAGCCAAGTGTATGCTGGGGCTTCTTCTGGGAAAGACGTggcctctgtttcctgtttttaatcagtttctAGAG CAATCCAAGTACAAAGTCATCAACAAAGACCAATGGTGCAATGTTTTAGAGTTCAGCAGGACAATCAACCTGGACCTCAGTAACTATGACGAGGATGGAGCCT GGCCTGTTTTGTTGGATGAGTTTGTGGAATGGTACAAGGAAAGACAGATGTCATAG
- the dcun1d4 gene encoding DCN1-like protein 4 isoform X3 — translation MRQNLTEDVGQDSHPSACCSRAMPPRKKRRPSAGDDMSAKKSRQDSVFRKHETSQIREEETFSSKRCLEWFYEYAGCDDVVGPEGMEKFCEDIGVEPENVVMLVLAWKLDAQSMGYFTLQEWLRGMGSLQCDSTERLRNSLDYLRSVLNDSTSFKLIYRYAFDFAREKDQRSLDLNTAKCMLGLLLGKTWPLFPVFNQFLEQSKYKVINKDQWCNVLEFSRTINLDLSNYDEDGAWPVLLDEFVEWYKERQMS, via the exons ATGCGGCAA AACCTGACAGAAGACGTTGGACAGGATAGCCACCCTTCAG CTTGTTGCTCTAGAGCCATGCCTCCTAGGAAAAAGAGGAGACCCTCTGCTGGAGATGACATGTCAGCCAAGAAAAGTCGCCAGGACAG tgttttcagaaaacatgaaacatcacAAATTCGTGAGGAGGAGACATTTTCTAGTAAAAGATGCTTGGAGTGGTTCTATGAATATGCAG GCTGTGACGATGTGGTGGGTCCAGAGGGCATGGAGAAATTCTGTGAGGACATCGGAGTGGAGCCAGAGAAT GTGGTGATGCTGGTTCTTGCTTGGAAGCTGGATGCCCAGAGTATGGGATATTTCACTCTCCAGGAGTGGCTGAGAGGCATGGGCTCCCTGCA GTGCGACTCTACAGAGAGGCTGAGGAACTCGCTCGATTACCTGAGATCTGTCCTAAACGACAGCACCAGTTTTAAGCTCATTTATAGATATGCCTTTGATTTTGCTCGG GAAAAAGATCAGAGGAGTTTGGACTTGAACACAGCCAAGTGTATGCTGGGGCTTCTTCTGGGAAAGACGTggcctctgtttcctgtttttaatcagtttctAGAG CAATCCAAGTACAAAGTCATCAACAAAGACCAATGGTGCAATGTTTTAGAGTTCAGCAGGACAATCAACCTGGACCTCAGTAACTATGACGAGGATGGAGCCT GGCCTGTTTTGTTGGATGAGTTTGTGGAATGGTACAAGGAAAGACAGATGTCATAG
- the dcun1d4 gene encoding DCN1-like protein 4 isoform X1: MTAFERECTDDIWQQDFQLNSHLTTLASIHKIHHTLHRLNLTEDVGQDSHPSACCSRAMPPRKKRRPSAGDDMSAKKSRQDSVFRKHETSQIREEETFSSKRCLEWFYEYAGCDDVVGPEGMEKFCEDIGVEPENVVMLVLAWKLDAQSMGYFTLQEWLRGMGSLQCDSTERLRNSLDYLRSVLNDSTSFKLIYRYAFDFAREKDQRSLDLNTAKCMLGLLLGKTWPLFPVFNQFLEQSKYKVINKDQWCNVLEFSRTINLDLSNYDEDGAWPVLLDEFVEWYKERQMS; this comes from the exons atgacagCATTTGAACGGGAATGCACAGATGACATTTGGCAACAAG ATTTTCAGCTGAATTCCCACTTGACTACACTGGCCAGCATCCATAAGATCCACCACACCTTGCACAGGCTG AACCTGACAGAAGACGTTGGACAGGATAGCCACCCTTCAG CTTGTTGCTCTAGAGCCATGCCTCCTAGGAAAAAGAGGAGACCCTCTGCTGGAGATGACATGTCAGCCAAGAAAAGTCGCCAGGACAG tgttttcagaaaacatgaaacatcacAAATTCGTGAGGAGGAGACATTTTCTAGTAAAAGATGCTTGGAGTGGTTCTATGAATATGCAG GCTGTGACGATGTGGTGGGTCCAGAGGGCATGGAGAAATTCTGTGAGGACATCGGAGTGGAGCCAGAGAAT GTGGTGATGCTGGTTCTTGCTTGGAAGCTGGATGCCCAGAGTATGGGATATTTCACTCTCCAGGAGTGGCTGAGAGGCATGGGCTCCCTGCA GTGCGACTCTACAGAGAGGCTGAGGAACTCGCTCGATTACCTGAGATCTGTCCTAAACGACAGCACCAGTTTTAAGCTCATTTATAGATATGCCTTTGATTTTGCTCGG GAAAAAGATCAGAGGAGTTTGGACTTGAACACAGCCAAGTGTATGCTGGGGCTTCTTCTGGGAAAGACGTggcctctgtttcctgtttttaatcagtttctAGAG CAATCCAAGTACAAAGTCATCAACAAAGACCAATGGTGCAATGTTTTAGAGTTCAGCAGGACAATCAACCTGGACCTCAGTAACTATGACGAGGATGGAGCCT GGCCTGTTTTGTTGGATGAGTTTGTGGAATGGTACAAGGAAAGACAGATGTCATAG